A stretch of Aerococcus christensenii DNA encodes these proteins:
- a CDS encoding pyruvate, water dikinase regulatory protein produces MTQRSHTSEFYLISDAVGQLTVDLLKSVAVQFPGINIKTTTYPFVQHEDNLLPILEKAKQTGAHIVATFVKKELDQLANDYCQKNGIYYNNVLHPLIQLVSHDTQTSPDQKPGQRHLLNDQYYKRISALEFAVQNDDGRYPERFKEADIVLLGISRTSKTPLSIFLAFQGYKVANLPLVPEAKLPEEIFQVDTNKLIGLTNDIDILNKFRRERMRSYGVDEKGLYSDDNRIEKELQYANDVYERLQCPIINVAERSIEETATLILMFMNYLPTKGN; encoded by the coding sequence ATGACCCAAAGATCTCATACTTCAGAATTCTATCTCATTTCTGATGCGGTCGGCCAACTAACGGTCGATCTCCTCAAAAGTGTCGCTGTTCAATTTCCAGGCATTAATATCAAAACCACTACCTATCCCTTTGTCCAACACGAAGATAACCTCCTCCCTATCTTAGAGAAAGCCAAACAGACAGGGGCTCACATTGTTGCGACCTTCGTCAAAAAGGAACTCGACCAATTAGCGAACGACTATTGTCAAAAGAACGGCATCTATTATAACAATGTCCTTCATCCTTTAATCCAGTTAGTTAGTCACGATACGCAAACTTCTCCCGATCAAAAACCGGGTCAACGTCACCTACTCAATGACCAATACTACAAGCGAATCAGCGCCCTCGAATTTGCTGTTCAAAATGATGACGGACGTTATCCTGAACGCTTCAAAGAAGCTGATATTGTTCTCTTAGGAATATCTAGGACTTCTAAAACTCCCCTCTCTATCTTTCTTGCTTTTCAAGGTTACAAAGTGGCTAATCTACCTCTAGTCCCTGAAGCCAAGCTCCCTGAAGAAATCTTTCAAGTAGATACCAATAAATTGATCGGGTTGACAAACGATATCGATATCTTAAATAAATTTAGGCGTGAGCGTATGCGATCATATGGAGTAGATGAAAAAGGACTTTACAGTGACGATAACCGCATCGAAAAGGAACTCCAATATGCCAATGACGTCTATGAACGCCTCCAATGCCCGATTATTAATGTAGCCGAGCGCTCCATCGAAGAAACCGCTACTCTTATTTTAATGTTCATGAACTACCTACCCACAAAAGGAAACTAA
- a CDS encoding Fur family transcriptional regulator — protein sequence MVDFVKASMNYLSELGYKYTKRRADMLAVFSDDPLHYKSAKEVQQTLSKDHPSISFDTVYRNLRLFVELELLEENEIDGGMVFRQHCDPILGHHHHFICTSCGGTVPVRLGDISQYQEQLEGYLIQSHVFQLRGLCPDCRKKAAEKRKCPDDCRKKDSCSHSHNR from the coding sequence ATGGTAGATTTTGTAAAGGCTTCAATGAACTATTTAAGTGAACTGGGTTATAAGTACACCAAGCGTCGGGCGGATATGTTGGCGGTATTTAGTGATGATCCTCTACATTATAAAAGTGCCAAAGAGGTGCAGCAAACCCTATCGAAGGATCATCCCTCTATTTCTTTTGATACAGTTTATCGGAATTTACGTTTGTTTGTAGAGTTGGAACTGTTGGAAGAAAATGAAATTGATGGAGGAATGGTCTTTCGTCAACATTGTGATCCTATTCTTGGCCATCATCATCACTTTATTTGTACCTCGTGTGGAGGGACGGTGCCTGTTCGTTTAGGAGATATTAGTCAGTATCAAGAACAGTTAGAAGGATACCTCATTCAGAGTCATGTTTTTCAATTGCGCGGACTGTGTCCAGACTGTCGAAAAAAAGCTGCTGAAAAGAGAAAGTGTCCCGATGATTGTCGCAAAAAAGATTCTTGTTCCCATTCACACAATAGATAA
- a CDS encoding PhoH family protein, with translation MSEPLSTKRFRLEHPENADLLYGIHDHYLQNIETHFGAAINARGDQVEIIASEDQVDQIQAILKGLEGILKKGHPLDERDVLTAITLAEEGKLEGLEHLYDQAIGKTYDGKIIRPKTLGQSRYIETIKKSSVTFGIGPAGTGKTFLAVVMAVSQLKKGQVKRIILTRPAVEAGESLGFLPGDLKEKVDPYLRPVYDALYAIYGSEHTERLIERGVIEIAPLAYMRGRTLEDAFVILDEAQNTTPAQMKMFLTRLGFGSKMIVNGDKTQIDLPSGVHSGLKDAERILKGLSAVDFVYFDASDVVRHPVVSAIIKAYDLQQASSH, from the coding sequence TTGAGTGAACCACTTTCCACGAAAAGATTTCGCTTAGAACATCCGGAGAATGCGGATTTATTATACGGCATTCATGACCACTATCTTCAAAACATAGAAACACATTTTGGAGCGGCCATCAATGCACGGGGCGATCAAGTGGAGATTATTGCGAGTGAAGATCAAGTTGATCAAATTCAGGCGATTTTGAAAGGCTTAGAAGGAATCTTAAAGAAGGGGCATCCTCTTGATGAACGGGATGTTCTAACGGCCATAACTTTGGCAGAAGAAGGAAAACTTGAGGGGCTTGAACATCTCTATGATCAAGCTATTGGGAAAACCTATGATGGTAAAATTATTCGCCCCAAAACTTTGGGACAGTCTCGTTATATAGAAACCATCAAGAAATCTTCGGTTACTTTTGGCATTGGACCAGCAGGAACAGGGAAGACTTTTTTGGCAGTGGTGATGGCGGTTTCTCAGCTTAAGAAAGGCCAGGTCAAGCGAATCATTTTGACTCGGCCAGCTGTGGAAGCAGGAGAAAGCTTAGGTTTTTTACCAGGAGATTTAAAAGAAAAAGTAGACCCTTATTTAAGGCCAGTCTATGATGCCCTCTATGCGATCTATGGATCTGAACATACAGAACGCTTAATTGAACGAGGCGTTATTGAGATTGCTCCGCTCGCTTATATGAGAGGGAGAACGTTAGAAGATGCTTTTGTTATTTTGGATGAGGCGCAAAATACGACCCCTGCCCAGATGAAGATGTTTTTAACGCGGTTAGGTTTTGGATCTAAAATGATTGTCAATGGCGACAAGACTCAAATTGACTTGCCTAGTGGTGTTCATTCCGGCTTAAAGGATGCAGAAAGAATTTTAAAGGGACTTTCTGCTGTTGATTTTGTTTATTTTGATGCTAGTGATGTGGTTCGTCACCCAGTAGTATCGGCGATTATTAAGGCTTATGATTTACAGCAAGCATCAAGTCATTGA
- a CDS encoding 2-keto-3-deoxygluconate permease, producing MYTLMKKIPGGLLLIPMLVSALFCTFLPHFFEIGGATEALFTSKGLNYIIGFACLCSGVSLDIRQVSTVLKKEGMLILVKALLNIGLGLLFIHIFGMRGVFGISAIAYIVTICSTNPSLFLALEEDYGSQNDMAAFGLIGILCTPAYPLLVFSLSQATTINWTPIISTLIPVLIGVVIGNIDTKMKDFLAPGAALSLPFMGFAFGANINLIDAIQAGPQGFLLTLLYYIPMVLLMVGFERYLLKKDGVTSIAMSSIAGMSVSVPVLIGQTLPVYQPLVGPATAQIAFGVVISSILTPILAQKLYKLSQ from the coding sequence ATGTACACTTTAATGAAAAAAATTCCAGGCGGACTCTTACTTATTCCTATGTTAGTATCCGCCCTATTTTGTACTTTTTTACCACATTTTTTTGAAATAGGAGGAGCTACTGAAGCACTTTTCACTTCGAAAGGCCTTAATTATATCATAGGCTTCGCTTGCTTATGCTCAGGCGTTTCCTTGGATATTCGCCAAGTCTCTACTGTCCTCAAAAAAGAAGGCATGCTGATTCTTGTCAAAGCTTTGCTTAACATAGGATTAGGCTTACTTTTTATTCATATTTTTGGAATGAGAGGCGTCTTTGGCATCTCTGCTATTGCTTATATTGTTACGATTTGTTCCACTAATCCTTCCCTCTTCTTAGCTTTAGAAGAAGATTATGGCTCTCAGAATGATATGGCTGCTTTTGGATTAATCGGTATTCTATGCACACCTGCCTATCCTCTCTTAGTATTTTCGCTCTCCCAAGCCACCACTATTAATTGGACTCCTATTATTTCTACCTTGATTCCAGTTCTTATTGGAGTTGTCATTGGGAATATAGATACCAAAATGAAAGACTTTCTTGCCCCTGGCGCAGCTCTTTCCTTACCTTTTATGGGATTTGCTTTTGGAGCGAATATTAACTTAATCGATGCTATCCAAGCAGGTCCTCAAGGATTCTTGTTAACACTGCTTTACTATATTCCTATGGTTCTTTTGATGGTAGGATTTGAACGCTATCTCCTCAAAAAAGATGGCGTAACTTCTATTGCCATGTCCTCTATTGCAGGCATGTCTGTTTCAGTTCCCGTCCTCATTGGGCAAACTCTACCAGTTTATCAGCCCCTCGTAGGGCCGGCAACTGCTCAAATTGCTTTTGGTGTTGTGATCTCATCGATATTGACTCCTATCTTAGCCCAAAAACTCTACAAATTATCCCAATAA
- a CDS encoding RDD family protein translates to MFGKKKNKKETVEDILAGLNDHIYQGALEKELAEDREEKNSNVSNQSTQEKCSCDQACSCRTTCDCGKVQELSADAYPRAVYAGFWMRLVAFGLDVLFCKCLSNICFSGITYFLGEEILVKDGLFEFFVMNGVFVAYFTLTSFFLEGQTLGKYFCKLKVVATQSDHLSLGTCLIREGLGKLILYRFPILGLCVLFTPQRQNYIDFFTDTLVISLEKFHLMKGSL, encoded by the coding sequence ATGTTTGGCAAGAAAAAGAATAAAAAAGAGACCGTGGAAGATATTTTAGCTGGCCTCAATGATCATATCTATCAGGGAGCTTTAGAGAAAGAATTGGCGGAAGATAGAGAAGAAAAAAACTCTAACGTATCTAATCAGTCGACTCAGGAGAAGTGTTCTTGTGATCAAGCCTGTTCCTGCAGAACGACTTGTGATTGCGGTAAAGTTCAAGAGTTATCAGCGGATGCTTATCCCAGAGCAGTCTATGCGGGATTTTGGATGCGTTTGGTAGCTTTTGGGTTAGATGTCTTATTCTGTAAATGCTTGAGTAATATTTGTTTTTCTGGAATAACATATTTTTTAGGGGAAGAGATTTTAGTCAAGGATGGTTTATTCGAATTCTTTGTGATGAATGGTGTTTTTGTGGCGTATTTTACGCTAACAAGTTTTTTCTTGGAGGGGCAAACTTTAGGCAAGTATTTTTGTAAATTGAAGGTGGTCGCTACTCAATCTGATCATCTTTCTTTGGGAACTTGCTTGATTCGAGAGGGCTTAGGGAAGCTTATCTTATATCGTTTCCCTATTTTAGGCTTGTGTGTTCTCTTTACGCCCCAACGGCAAAATTATATCGACTTTTTTACAGATACCCTTGTCATTTCTCTTGAAAAATTTCACTTAATGAAAGGATCTTTGTAA
- a CDS encoding GatB/YqeY domain-containing protein, with product MAAIDQINQEIKEAMKAKDKFRLSVIRMLKGALQKAEIDKGETLTEEEELTILSRELKQRKDSVAEFREAGRDDLADETAKEIAIVETYLPKQLSEEEITVALKEVIDQVGAQSMKDFGKVMGAAVKALKGKADGSTIQKIAKSLLS from the coding sequence ATGGCAGCAATTGATCAAATCAATCAAGAGATAAAAGAAGCCATGAAAGCTAAAGATAAGTTTCGTTTATCCGTTATCCGTATGTTGAAGGGCGCTTTGCAAAAAGCTGAAATCGACAAAGGTGAAACGTTAACGGAAGAAGAAGAATTAACGATTCTTTCACGAGAACTTAAGCAACGGAAAGATTCTGTTGCAGAATTTCGTGAAGCAGGACGGGACGATTTAGCCGATGAGACTGCTAAGGAGATTGCTATTGTGGAAACTTATCTTCCTAAACAATTGTCCGAAGAAGAAATCACGGTTGCTCTCAAAGAAGTCATTGACCAAGTAGGAGCGCAATCCATGAAAGATTTTGGAAAGGTGATGGGGGCCGCTGTCAAAGCCTTAAAGGGCAAAGCAGATGGTTCTACTATCCAAAAAATTGCTAAATCGCTCTTATCTTAA
- the rpsU gene encoding 30S ribosomal protein S21 has product MSKTVVRKNESIDDALRRFKRSVSKSGTLREARKREYYEKPSVRRKKKSEAARKRKY; this is encoded by the coding sequence ATGTCAAAAACTGTAGTTCGTAAAAACGAATCTATTGATGACGCTCTTCGTCGTTTCAAACGTTCGGTTTCAAAATCAGGTACTTTACGTGAAGCACGTAAACGTGAATATTATGAAAAACCATCAGTTCGCCGGAAGAAAAAATCGGAAGCTGCTCGTAAACGTAAATATTAA